Sequence from the Cellulomonas fimi ATCC 484 genome:
CGCCAAGGGCGGGACCGCCGAGCTCACCGCCGTCTACGAGTACGCCGAACCCGTGCGGGCGCGCGGCTTCACGTTCATGGACACTCCCGGGTACGACCCCGTCTCCGTGACCGGCCTCGTCGCGGGCGGCGCGACCGTCGTCGTGTTCACCACCGGGCGCGGGTCCGTCCTCGGCTGCAAGCCGACGCCGTCGATCAAGGTCGCGACGAACACCGCCACCTACCTGCGGATGCGGGAGGACATGGACCTCAACGCCGGGCGGATCGTCGACGGCACCGCGACCGTGACGTCCGTCGGCGAGGAGCTGTTCGACCTGGTCGTCGAGGTCGCGTCCGGCCGTCAGACCGTCTCCGAGGAGCTGGACCTCGGCGCCGACGAGTTCGTCCCCTGGCAGCTCGGGGCCGTCACCTGACCCGTCGCTCGTCGAGCCTGCGTGCCGACTCGCGCACGGCGCCGTGCAGCATGAGCTCCACGTCGCCCACCAGCCGGTACGGGTCCGCGGTCATCCCGTCCGCGACCCAGCGCAGCACCACCGCGAGCACCGCCGAGGTGTAGAAGTCGACGACCAGGTCACGGTCGCGCGCGTCCGCGGGCCGCCCCTCGCCGACCTCCGTGACGACCCCTGCCGTCACCGGCCGCATCTGGTGGAACAGGAAGCGCTCCAGCCCCGACCGCCCCATCCCGTCCAGCACCGCCGTCGTCGACGTCCGGTTGTCCCGCAGGTACACGAGCAGCCGGACCAGACCGTCCGCCCATGCGTCCTGCGACGCCGAGACCTGCACCTGCTCGGCGACCTCGGACTCGAACACCCACACCGCGAGCTCGCGCACGTCGTGGAAGTGGTAGTAGAACGCCTGCCGCGTCAGGCCGCAGTCCCGCGTCAGCTCCGTGACGGTGACCCGCGGGAGCGGCTGCGACTCCAGGCGCACCTTGAGCGCCGCCGCCAGCGCGTCACGCGCGTCCGGGCGACGCCCCGTCACCCCGTTCGCCGACGCACGCATCCTCCACGGTACGGCCGCACGGGATCGCCGCTCGATGGGCCCAAGGTCCCGTCCGGCCGCTGCTCGGGGCCCGGTTCACCCGCCACGACATCCCACCACTGGACACCGCAGCCCCGCTGTCCAGTGCCGCCCCGGCCACCCCTGCCTAGCGTCGGCACGCCGGTGGCGACCTGCCCCGACCGACGGACGAGGAGGTCCCGATGTTCCTGTTCGACTCCATCCCCTGGTACTCGTGGGTGATGTGGGGCGTCGTCCTCGCCGCCCTCATCGTGCTCAACGAGGTGACCCGCCGCTGGAAGTGGGCCGGGATCGCGTTCTTCGTCGCGCTCCCCGCCGTCCTCACCGTGTTCGTCTGGCCGACGACCGCCGGCGAGGGCTCCTCCACCGGCACGTGGTTCCACTGGGTCAAGGTCTACTCCGCGCTCGCGGGGTGCCTCGGCTTCATGCTGCTGCGGTACGTGCCGCGCCTGTCCCGCAACCGCTGGATGCTCACGTTCCCCGCGCTCATCCTCGCCATCAACATCGGCGAGGCCGTCGTCCGCGACTTCGAGGTCGCGGGGCTCCAGGGCATGCACGACGGCGTCTTCATGGTCGGCGGGCCGTGGAACTGGATGAACGGCGTGGCCGGCATCCTCAACCTGCTCACCATCTGCGGCTGGGCCGGGATCATCGTGTCCCGGGACAGGTCGAAGGACATGATCTGGCCCGACATGCTCTGGTTCTGGATCATCGCCTACGACCTGTGGAACTTCGCCTACGTCTACAACTGCGTCGGTGACCACGCGTTCTACGCCGGTGCCGCGCTGCTCATCTCCTGCACGATCCCCGCGTTCTTCCTCAAGAAGGGCGCCTGGCTGCAGCACCGGGCCCACACGCTCGCCCTGTGGATGATGTTCACCATGGCCGTGCCGACGTTCGTCAGCTCGTCGCAGTTCTCGGTCGAGTCCTCGCACGACCCCGTCGCGCTGTTCGTCGTGTCGGCCCTGTCGCTCGCGTCCAACATCGCCGTCGCGGTCTACCAGGTCCGCGTGATCGTCACCCGGCGGCGCAACCCGCTGCGCGACGAGCTCTACACGCACCTCCCCCAGTACCGCGAGGTGCGCGATGCCAACCTCGCGCCCGAGGCACCGCAGGCACCGCAGGCGCCGCTGGGCCCCGACGCCGACCGGACCCTCGCGCCGGCCTGACACCGCCGCGCGGCTCCACCGCCCCGCACCGGGACCGGTCACCCTCGGGTCGACCGGTCCCGGTCCCGCGTCCCCGACCCGGTGACGGCTCGTCCCGCACGTCCCCGTCGTGCGGCACGAGCCGTCCGCGCCGGGTCACCTCCACCGTGCCCGACGCACCGGCCGCGGCGGTCAGCGGTCGACGCGAGCGCCCCCGCCGCCGGCCAGCTTGAGGACCTCCGCCTTCGACACCATGGTCGTGTCACCCGGGGTCGTCATCGCGAGCGCCCCGTGCGCGGCCCCGTACTCGACGGCCGTCTGCAGCCCCTCGCCCGAGATGAGGCCGTAGGCCAGGCCGGACGCGAACGAGTCGCCGCCGCCCACGCGGTCCAGGATCTCGAGCCGCTCGCGGTGCGTCGCGCGCACCACACCCGTGCCTCGCGACCAGGCGATCGCGCCCCAGTCGTTCACCGTCGCGCTGCGGACCGTGCGCAGCGTCGTCGCGATGACCTGGAAGTTCGGGTACGCCTCCGCGACGCGGTCGATCATCGCCGCGAACGAGCCGATCTCCAGCTCGGTGAGGTTCTCGTCGACGCCCTCGACCTCGAACCCCAGAGAGGCCGTGAAGTCCTCCTCGTTGCCGATCATCACGTCGATGTGCGGCGCGATCGCACGGTTGACCTCTCGAGCGCGCTCCTGCCCGCCGATCGCCTTCCACAGGCTCGGTCGGTAGTTGAGGTCGTACGAGACGACCGTGCCGTGCCTGCGGGCCACCGTGACCGCCTCGATCACGGTCTCCGCGGCGCTGTCCGAGAGCGCCGCGAAGATGCCGCCCGTGTGGAACCAGCGCACGCCGAGCTCGCCGAACAGGTGCTCCCAGTCCACGTCGCCCGGGGCGAGCTGCGACGCGGCCGTGTGACCCCGGTCGCTCACACCCACCGCGCCACGCACGCCGAACCCCCGCTCGGTGAAGTTCAGGCCGTTGCGGACCGTGCGGCCGACGCCGTCGTACGGCACCCACCGGACGAACGACGTGTCGACGCCGCCCGTGAGGATGCAGTCCTCCACGAGGCGCCCGACCTCGTTGTCCGCGAGCGCCGTCACGACGGCCGTGCGCAGGCCGAACGCACGCCGCAGGCCGCGCGCGACGTTGTACTCGCCGCCGCCCTCCCACACACGGAAGGAGCGTGCCGTGCGGACCCGCCCCTCGCCCGGGTCGAGGCGCAGCATGACCTCACCGAGCGAGACGGCGTCGTAGCGGGTCTCCTCGGCGGGGCGGATCACCAGGTCGGACATCGGTCGGCTCCTCGTGCGGGTCGCGGTGTCGGTCGGGTCGGTCGGGTCGGTCGGGTCGGAGGTCCGGTCCGATCGGCCAGGTCGGTCGAGCCGGAGGTCGATCGGGTCGGGTGTGTGTCCGGTCGGGGGCCGGTCCGGTCGGAGGGCGGTCGGTCGGGGGCCGGCCCGGTCGGGGGGCGGTCGGTCGGGGGCCGGTCCGGTCGGGGGCCGATCCGGGTGGGGGTCGGCTCGGCGCGCGTGGAGCCTCGTCCACGACGCGGCCCGTCGTCGCCGATCGAGGGCTCAGCCGCCGGAGACCAGGGCGACGGCGGCCGCGGCGAGCTCGCGGATGCCGTCGAGGTCACCGGCGTTGACGCGGTCGCGGGGCACCATCCACGAGCCCCCGACCGCACGGACGGAGCCGAGCGCGAGGTACTCCGCGAGGTTGCCGGGGCCGATGCCGCCAGTCGGCACGAACCCGACGCCGCCGAACGGTGCGGCGAGCGCGGCGACGGCCGCGGCGCCTCCGGAGGTGCCGGCCGGGAAGAACTTGACGGTCGACAGCCCCAGCTCGAGCGCCGCCATGACCTCCGTCGCGGTGACCGCGCCGGGGAGCGCGAGCACCCCGTGCTCCTGGCAGCGCTCGACGACGGCGCGGCTCGTGCCGGGCGACACGACGAAGCGCGCGCCCGCGGCCACGGCCTCGTCGACCTGGTGCACGGTGAGCACGGTCCCCGCGCCGACGAGCACGTCGCCGCGCGCGCTCATCGCGCGGATGGACTCGGCGGCCGCGGCGGTGCGGAACGTGACCTCGGCGACGGGCAGCCCGCCGTCGACCAGTGCGGCGGCCAGCGGGTCGGCGTGCGCGGCGTCGTCGAGCACGACGACGGGGACCAGCCGGTGGGCCGACAGGCGGTCGAGGATGTCGGTGTCGCTCACACGTGCTCCTTCGCAGCGGTGGTGGCGGTCGCAGACGGGAAAGCGTTTCCCCGCTGCGGTGCAGCATACGCCTCCCGCGGGATCCGGTACGCCAGGTCGACTGCGGTCTCGACCGCCTCGTCGAGGTCGAGGCGGTGCTCCGCCACCAGACGCGCGAGGAAGCCGGCGTCGATCCGCCGCGCCAGGTCGTGCCGGGCAGGGATCGAGCAGAACGCCCGGGTGTCGTCGACGAAGCCCGTGGTGTTGTAGAAGCCCGCCGTGTCGGTCACCGCCTCGCGGTAGCGCCGCATCCCGTCGGGCGTGTCGAGGAACCACCACGGCGCACCGAGCCGCACCGCCGGGTACACGCCGGCCAAGGGCGCGAGCTCGCGGCTGAACACGTCCTCGTCGACCGTGAAGAGGTACAGGCGCAGCCGCGGGTGATGTCCGAACGCCTCGAGCACGGGCCGGAGGGCGCGCACGTACTCCGTCGGCAGGGGGATGTCGTAGCCTACGTCCGGCCCGCGCGCGGCGAGCACCGCGGGGTCGTGGTCGCGGAGCACGCCCGGGTGGAGCTGCATGACGAGACCGTCCTGCGTCGACATGCGCGCCATCTCGAACAGCATGTGCCCCGAGAACGCGGCGGCGTCCTCGCGGGAGACCGTCCCGCGCAGCGCGTCCGCCACGATGCGCTCCGCGACGGACTCCTCCAGCGGCGTCGCGTCGGCCGACAGGTGCCCGTGGTCCGTGGCCCGCGCACCCGCCTCGACGAACGCCCACCGTCGCTCCTCGAGGGCCGCGACGAGGGACCGGTACCCGTCGACCGTCGTGCCGGTCACCCGGGAGAGCAGTGCGACGTCGTCCCGCCAGCCCGGCCGGTCGACGTGCAGGAGCGCGTCGGGACGGAACGTGGGGACGACCCGCTCGCCCCAGCCGTCCTCCGCGAGCAGTGCGTGGTCAGGCAGTGCGGAGGTGGCCGGGTCGGTGGTCGCGAGGATCTCGATGCCGAAGCGCTCGAAGAGGGCCCGGGGCCGGTACGCGGGGTCCGCGAGCCGTTCGACGATGTGGTCGTACACCCGGTCGGCCGACTCCGCCGAGAGCCGCTCGGACACGCCCAGCACGTCGACCAGCACGTGCTCCATCCAGTACCGCGTCGGCGTGCCGCGGAAGAGGTGCCAGTGCGCGGCGAACGTCCGCCAGATCGCGCGCGGGTCCGTCTCGACGGGCCGGCCGTCACGGCGCGGGACGCCGAGCGCGTCGTGCGGGACGCCCTGCGAGACGAGCATGCGCACCAGGTAGTGGTCGGGCACGACGAGCAGCGTCGACGGGTCCGGGAACGCCTCGTCACGGGCGAGCAGGCCCGCGTCCACGTGCCCGTGCATGGAGACGATCGGCAGGCTCCGCGTCCGCTCG
This genomic interval carries:
- a CDS encoding TetR-like C-terminal domain-containing protein, whose translation is MRASANGVTGRRPDARDALAAALKVRLESQPLPRVTVTELTRDCGLTRQAFYYHFHDVRELAVWVFESEVAEQVQVSASQDAWADGLVRLLVYLRDNRTSTTAVLDGMGRSGLERFLFHQMRPVTAGVVTEVGEGRPADARDRDLVVDFYTSAVLAVVLRWVADGMTADPYRLVGDVELMLHGAVRESARRLDERRVR
- a CDS encoding DUF5692 family protein, which translates into the protein MFLFDSIPWYSWVMWGVVLAALIVLNEVTRRWKWAGIAFFVALPAVLTVFVWPTTAGEGSSTGTWFHWVKVYSALAGCLGFMLLRYVPRLSRNRWMLTFPALILAINIGEAVVRDFEVAGLQGMHDGVFMVGGPWNWMNGVAGILNLLTICGWAGIIVSRDRSKDMIWPDMLWFWIIAYDLWNFAYVYNCVGDHAFYAGAALLISCTIPAFFLKKGAWLQHRAHTLALWMMFTMAVPTFVSSSQFSVESSHDPVALFVVSALSLASNIAVAVYQVRVIVTRRRNPLRDELYTHLPQYREVRDANLAPEAPQAPQAPLGPDADRTLAPA
- a CDS encoding sugar kinase, which encodes MSDLVIRPAEETRYDAVSLGEVMLRLDPGEGRVRTARSFRVWEGGGEYNVARGLRRAFGLRTAVVTALADNEVGRLVEDCILTGGVDTSFVRWVPYDGVGRTVRNGLNFTERGFGVRGAVGVSDRGHTAASQLAPGDVDWEHLFGELGVRWFHTGGIFAALSDSAAETVIEAVTVARRHGTVVSYDLNYRPSLWKAIGGQERAREVNRAIAPHIDVMIGNEEDFTASLGFEVEGVDENLTELEIGSFAAMIDRVAEAYPNFQVIATTLRTVRSATVNDWGAIAWSRGTGVVRATHRERLEILDRVGGGDSFASGLAYGLISGEGLQTAVEYGAAHGALAMTTPGDTTMVSKAEVLKLAGGGGARVDR
- the eda gene encoding bifunctional 4-hydroxy-2-oxoglutarate aldolase/2-dehydro-3-deoxy-phosphogluconate aldolase, whose protein sequence is MSDTDILDRLSAHRLVPVVVLDDAAHADPLAAALVDGGLPVAEVTFRTAAAAESIRAMSARGDVLVGAGTVLTVHQVDEAVAAGARFVVSPGTSRAVVERCQEHGVLALPGAVTATEVMAALELGLSTVKFFPAGTSGGAAAVAALAAPFGGVGFVPTGGIGPGNLAEYLALGSVRAVGGSWMVPRDRVNAGDLDGIRELAAAAVALVSGG
- the uxaC gene encoding glucuronate isomerase, whose translation is MGHDAWTLHPDRALPSDASVRPIAREILERTRSLPIVSMHGHVDAGLLARDEAFPDPSTLLVVPDHYLVRMLVSQGVPHDALGVPRRDGRPVETDPRAIWRTFAAHWHLFRGTPTRYWMEHVLVDVLGVSERLSAESADRVYDHIVERLADPAYRPRALFERFGIEILATTDPATSALPDHALLAEDGWGERVVPTFRPDALLHVDRPGWRDDVALLSRVTGTTVDGYRSLVAALEERRWAFVEAGARATDHGHLSADATPLEESVAERIVADALRGTVSREDAAAFSGHMLFEMARMSTQDGLVMQLHPGVLRDHDPAVLAARGPDVGYDIPLPTEYVRALRPVLEAFGHHPRLRLYLFTVDEDVFSRELAPLAGVYPAVRLGAPWWFLDTPDGMRRYREAVTDTAGFYNTTGFVDDTRAFCSIPARHDLARRIDAGFLARLVAEHRLDLDEAVETAVDLAYRIPREAYAAPQRGNAFPSATATTAAKEHV